From a single Apium graveolens cultivar Ventura chromosome 2, ASM990537v1, whole genome shotgun sequence genomic region:
- the LOC141699832 gene encoding uncharacterized protein LOC141699832 gives MYKKRKFTKFGDFLSTLLIAEQNHESVIMNHQSRPIKSAPLPEVNNMLFQRKVRGKGYRGGGRGQDRYRRGRSHGHFRPYNNSGHRKWQSESQSKRKAPQEGKTENVCYRCGIDGHW, from the coding sequence ATGTACAAGAAGCGCAAATTTACTAAGTTCGGGGATTTTCTATCAACTCTCCTCATTGCTGAACAGAATCATGAATCGGTGATTATGAATCATCAATCCCGTCCAATAAAATCTGCCCCATTACCTGAAGTAAATAACATGTTATTCCAGCGGAAAGTACGTGGAAAAGGGTATAGAGGTGGTGGACGGGGCCAAGATCGGTACCGACGAGGTCGGAGCCACGGGCATTTTCGTCCCTATAACAATTCTGGCCACCGGAAGTGGCAATCTGAATCACAAAGTAAAAGAAAGGCACCACAAGAAGGAAAAACTGAAAATGTTTGCTATAGATGTGGCATAGATGGGCACTGGTGA